CAAGAAGCGGAGCAGGTCATAATTGAGATTCAGTGTCAGTGTCAGTCTGTGCGGGGTGAGGGGTTGGCGTTTCAACCCTCCCCCGGGGAAACCTTTGGGGTGATCCGATGCGGGAGAAGTGGGGAGAGTTCATTCGTTATGGAGTTGGAACTCAGGTTTATTTCTCGCAGCGTAACTGAGCTTAAGGTACGCACTTCGCAGAGATTAAGAAAAGTATTTTGCTATTCTGATAACAATGGCACtttaaaagttaaaataaaaggtttaattaataaatgtacACAACATACCAAATCATTCTCAATACAAAATCCCAACTCTTGAGCGTTTGGGCTGCGCCACTCTCCAATCACGCTCTCACTGACCATTGGTTCATTCGGCTCAATAGAAAAGAGAGTGAGTGTGCCCGGCACGGCTATCGCAATTCACTCCAGACCTCCAGGCCAGCATCCACGGCCGCGAATGGTCATTCGGTCGCGAGTAACAGCCGCGAACGGACGTGTGGTGTGTGCCGATCAGTGTGCGCGATCGTAAACCGTGAAGAGTGAAAACAGGTTTCCTCCCCAGCCTAACCTGATCTCGGGCCAGCAACCAGAGGCCAGCAGCATAAATCGAGTGTTCCCGGTTTTGTTGTGCATGCAGACGGCGCACGGTGCACCAAATCCGGTAGCAAGTGTAATCGGgcgcacacacaacagcaaGCAAACGAGTGATTTTTCCCAATGCAAAGCTGCATCATTCCGGTATCGGATTGAGGACTGCGTGTGCTCACAATTGTTCCCCCGTTTGGTTGCATCCGCGGGTGATCACTATGCTTGTCGTCGGTCGAGTGTCCGTACCATTGGCGTCGATCGTGGTCGTGCTGGTGGTGTTGGCTGGTGTAACGTTTAACCTGCAGCCAGTGTCGGCCGGCCCCTGGCGGCGGAATGGTAACGCGCTGCCCCGGCGTGTGGCGGAAAGTGATGAGTATTTAGAATTTGGCCGCAAGCTAAAGCAATCGTGCGGATATGAGGTGAGTGAACTGATGACGGATGGGGGAATGTAAACCACTGATTTGGTTCCCTACAAACTACTGAACTGGTTGAGTGTTTGCTGCGGAGTTGAACTTTCTTATCAGTGTTTGTAATTTTCGTAAAAAATAGCAACATTGGATTTCTGTATTACTTCGCAGGCAATCAGTTGTACTTTGCAGTACATCATCAGTCAGTTTCATTTTTGTAGGGTAACATAGCGCGAAACCAACATGGACGTATATTTTGAAATAAGGTGTTTAAATGTTTAACAACATATGAGTAAAATGTGTCCCCATTCATTAGATTGTTTtacgataaaaataaaaaacagaaTAGGAAACGCAATAGTTACGAGCATTAGCAATTAAATCATCTAGACAACCGTCTAACTATGCCACGATCACggcattttatgaaaaatgtcTGATATTTTATggttaaaagcaaaaacaaaatagctTAAAGTATATGCTCATATTTTGATGAATATTTAAAGCAAGCTTTCAAGCTCATGTATAGCTGAGTTGTTGTTGAATAGTTCACATATACGAAACATGATTGTGGGAAAAATCTAGGAAATATttgttgaacatttttgttgagttttttttttaaactctaGTAACTGTTTTGCCAATTTTGAACTTTTCTatgtattttgtgttttgaacCAGTTACCGTAACAAAACTTAATATTATTCAAAATCTTATCTGCTAAAGTTTAGTATGGTTTTGTCTCTTTTACGACATTTTTGTTTCGAACTACAAGTTGCCCATGTCTAGAAAACTgtaaaatacaatttaaatgTAATGGTTGTAATAAAAAGCGAACAACACTTTGTGTGAGTGCTCTCTCAGCgctgttttgtttatgtttcgcTTTCAGACGATAAGGTAGCACATTTTAACCGATGAATTGTTGACGACTTAAATCGTACGAGCGTTAGCCAAGGAAGAGAAATCGCTTTGATTTGTAACGCTGTTTTTGAACAGTTTTCGCCcgctttttgcttccttcctgaACTATGGAACAATAAAAACTGCCTTGTAGACGAAGgcgtattatttatttacttgctTTCCCTACCTAACTCATTCCCTACTTCCAGTCATGCCCGAAACcgaagaaaaatatgcttaaTGTGCATTTGGTGCCCCACACGCACGATGACGTCGGGTGGCTAAAGACGGTCGACCAGTACTATTATGGCAGTAAGTGTTTTCCTCGGTgctgcaaaacaacacaatttaACCCGGCCCGCGCGCGGTCCATTGTTTACCAACGCTAGGCAAGACCACGATCCAGAAGGCGGGCGTACAGTACATTCTCGACTCGGTCATCCAATCGCTGCTGAGCGATCCGGAGCGCAAGTTCATCTACGTCGAGTCGGCCTTCTTCTTCAAGTGGTACGATGAACAGACGGCggaactgcagcagcaggtgcGCATGCTGGTGAACGAGGGGCGGCTGGAGTTTATCGGTGGCGCCTGGAGCATGAACGATGAGGCGGCCGCACACTACCACAGCATTGTGGATCAGTTTACCTGGGGTTTGGCCAAGCTGAACGATACGTTCGGGGAGTGCGGTCGGCCACGCATCGGTTGGCAGATCGATCCGTTCGGACATTCGCGCGAGCAGGCGTCCCTGTTCGCCCAGATGGGGTACGATGGGCTGTTCTTTGGGCGGCTCGACTATCAGGACAAGCGCGAGCGGATGACGCACAAGCGGGCGGAAATGATCTGGAAGACGAGCGATAACCTGGCCGATGGGGATCTGTTTACGGGCGTGCTGTACAATCTGTACCAAGCGCCGCCCGGCTTCTGCTTCGACATACTCTGCTCGGACGAACCGTTCATGGACAGCCCGTACTCGGCGGAGAACAATGTGAAGGCAAAGGTGAGACAGAGTTCAGGGCGGTTCTTTCGGTTCATTACAATAAGATACAAATCTCTCATAAACATGCATTCATATGAGTCTTCAGTGATTTGTATCAGGAATCGAACCTCTATGAATAAATTTGTAAATCTCTAGGAACTCTTAAATTCATAAATCATatgatttttcaaaaatttatgaaattatAATACTTGAAGTGCATCTTCAGGAATTTAGTGATATTAAAAGATTAATGCAATTATAAAGCCTTATCTATCTCGATACTATCTCGATACATCGATACATCTCTAAATAATCATGATTTATACAGTTCTTAAAACTTAAAGTTTAGATTCATTGATTCACTTCAGTGATTGATTCTGATTCATAACTCTGCAATAGAGTAACCCATCTTTATTATCTTACTGCACATTGCTTTGTAGGTGGAAAAGTTCCTGTACTACGTGAATCTTCAGGCGGAGAGTTATCGGACGAACAACATCCTGCTGACGATGGGCGGTGACTTTACGTACATGGATGCGAACGTGTACTTCAAAAATATGGACAAATTGATCAAGTAAGTGTAGATGGTATTTGATTGAAAGATTCCTTATGAACTTCTTCTGTTCTCTTCATTCCCAGATACACCAACGCACTGCAATCGAACGGATCGAACGTGAACGTATTCTACTCGACGCCCTCCTGCTACCTGAAGGCCCTGCACGACGTCGGCATTACCTGGCCCACCAAGTCGGACGATTTCTTCCCGTACGCCTCCGATCCGCACTCCTTCTGGACCGGATACTACACCTCCCGGCCCACGAGCAAACGGTTCGAGCGCGTCGGCAATCATTTCCTGCAGGTGTGCAAACAGCTTACCGCCCTGGCACCATCCCGACAGACCCACATGGAACCGCACCTGAACATGCTGCGAGAAGCGATGGGTGTAATGCAGCATCATGATGCTATTACTGGAACCGAGAAGCAGCACGTCGCGAATGATTACGCCCGAATGCTGAACCGTGCGGTAAGAGCGTGTGGGGCGAATACGAAAGCCGCCCTCAACCAGATCGTTGATCCGAAGTACAAACGATCGGCACGGTCTGGTGGGTTGCCGTTCGAGCATCCTACCACGGACTATCCGCAGTACACGTTTGCGTTCGAGTCGTGCCATCTGCTGAATGTAAGCAAGTGTGAGCTTACGGAGACGAAGGATAGCTTCACGGTCACGCTGTACAATCCGCTGGCCCACGCGGGACACGAATACGTCCGGCTGCCCGTCACCGGTGGTAGATACATCGTGCGGGACTATCGCAATGTAGAAGTTTCCTCGCAAATCGTGCCAATTCCACGGTCGGTGCTTAATCTAAGCTATCGCTTCAGCAATGCAACGTCGGAGCTGGTGTTTTTGGCGAACGAGCTGCCACCGCTCGGATTTAAATCGTACTTTGTTACGCGTGCCATTGATTCGTTGGATGATTTTCTCCATGAAGCGCCTGCTCCAGCAAGCCCACCGGCTACAGATGAAACGCGGGCAAAGCAACAGGAAACAGCCCAGTGGCATTCGCAGGAAGTTACCATCGGCAACAAGTATCTGAACGTTTCGTTCGATAGTAACGGCTTCCTGAGCACGATCACGATCGATGGCGTTACGAATCGGTTGCGCCAGACGTTCGTCTACTACGAGGGTGCTCTCGGTAACAATGAGGAGTTCCGCAACCGTTCGTCCGGTGCGTACATCTTCCGGCCGAACGGAACCGAGAAAACGGTCACAGAAAATGTGCAGCTTAAGGTGGTTAAGGGTGGAACGGTGCAGGAAGTACACCAAGTGTTCAACGAGTGGATCAGTCAGGTCGTTCGGGTGTACGCCGACGAGAGCCACGTTGAGTTCGAGTGGatggtaggtccgattccggtCGAGGACGGTGTGGGTAAGGAGATTGTTTCACGCTTTTACACTGCGGCCCAATCGAGCGGCGTGTTCTGGACGGATGCAAACGGTCGCGAGATGATGCGGCGTGTGCGCAACCACCGGGACACGTGGAATGTGAATTTGCAGGAGAAGATATCCGGCAACTATTACCCGGTGACGGCGAAGATTGCGCTGGAAGATGAGAACCTTCGGCTGGCGGTGTTGAACGACCGTGCGCAGGGTGGATCGAGCCTGGAGGATGGCTCGCTCGAGCTGATGGTACACCGGCGGCTGCTGCATGACGATGCGTTCGGTGTGGAGGAAGCGCTGAACGAGAAGGCGTTCGGGCAGGGACTGGTTGCCCGCGGGAAGCATTGGGTCGTTTTTGGGGCGAAGAAACCCACCAGCCCGACACCGGAGGCGAGGGAGCGCTTCCTGCAGAACCGGGTGCTGCTACCGAACTGGCTGTTTTTCAGCGACGTCGGGGAGGTTAAGTACGAGGACTGGCAGAAGCAGTACACCAATATTGTACGTATTTGAGTTTCATATTCTCCGTCAGCTTGCAGCAGTCATGTTTTAACatcattttccttttctccAGTACTCTGCACTATCGCTTTCGCTTCCCCTGAACGTACATCTGCTAACGTTCGAACCGTGGAAGGAGAACAGCATCCTTGTGCGCTTCGAGCATCTGCTGGAGAAGGGCGAGGACCCCATGTACTCCAAACCGGTACGGTTCAACATCCAGGACGTGTTCCGCCAGTTTTCGATTGAGGAGGTGCGCGAAATGACACTTGCCGCTAATCAGCTGCGGGAGGATTCAACAAGACTGAAGTTCAAACCCGACCCATCATACATCATGTACAGCTCCATTAAGCGGGACGTGTCGACGCCACTTCCTTCCCCGTCGCCACCGAACGTACTCGCGGGACGGTCACCGCTGCTAGACGAACTGGCCCGCAACGTGGCGGACGATGGGTTCGAAATTATGCTCAAACCGATGGAGATCCGTACGTTCGTGTTTCAGCTAGAGTACAAGCCATAGGTAGCAAGTAGTGTGCAAAGACTTTCGTTTTAATTTAGagtagtataaataaaacaaacgcatTATACCGTGAAatcagtgtgtttgtttgtgtgcgttctgtgttttttttttactttaatgcATCTTAACGCTATAAAAACAACGTTTAACCAACTTATTGCTAGGCATGTATTATTGCAGATTATTCGTATCACTACTACCCGAACGGTTGTGGCGTTAGCGCTCAAGAAGCTCTCAGAAATCGGCATCCCACCCGGACAGCTCGTCCGGCGGAATGTCTAAGTCTTTGGGGAAGATATCGAAGTTGGACATGTCCAGCGGTCCCAGCAGGTTCGGCTGCAGTGGGGATTTAAGTGTGAGCGCGATCAAACCATCCCAGTCAAAACCCTGGAACCATCTGTGGAAGGGAAAGCGGATTTGTCCATCAATTGAAGGTCTGGTCTGAAGATAAATTCTATCCAACAGCATGATAGTTTACTTGTGCTTTTTGATGTCCTGTACGCCACCGCGCTGGTAACCCAACCGCTCCGATGGGACATCTCGGCAGAGCCGTTTGATAAGGCTGACGGCGGCACGGGACATGTGCTTGGGGAAGTTTACCATGTCGATGCCCTTCAGTATGATATTGTACGTTTTCATGGGATCTGCTGCAGTAAAGGGTGGGCTGGAATGGAATTATGGAATGTTAATTTGTGGGTTGATTTAAAAACTTCATACAGTTTCTTACATGCCAGTCAGCAGCTCGTGTATCAGTATGCCCAACGCCCAGTAGTCGACGGATCGGTCGTGCCCTTTGTTGAGAATTATTTCCGGCGCCACGTACTCGGGCGTACCACAGAATGTCCACGTTTTGCTGCTGTAGCCAATGAATTTGGAGAATCCAAAGTCAAcctaaaacaaacagcaagaCCTCTTTAATACAGATCAACGAGTGGCGCCCTATGAACCTTACCAATTTTGCATATCCCCGCGCATCCAGCAGCAGATTCTCCGGCTTCAAATCCCGATACACGATGCCCCGGGCGTGCAGAAAGTCAAACGCCTGCAGCACGCACGCCACGATAAACTTAGCCGTCGAGTCCTCGAACGTAACGCGATCGCGCAGGATCGTCCACACCTCACCGCCCATGCAAGCCTCCAGAAGCATGTACACGAACTTCGCATCCTTGTACGTGCGGTACAGCCGGCAGATGAACGGGCTCTGGCAGGCCAGCATAATCTTCCGCTCGCTGTACATGTGCTCCTGCTGCCGCGTGTCCACGATGTGCCGCTTCTTCATGCACTTCAGCGCGTACACCTTCGTATCACCGTTCCGCTCGAGCTTCACCAGCTCGACCCGACCGAACCCACCGACACCGAGCGTTCCCACCACCTCCAGGTCGGTTAGATTCACATCCATTAGCTCTGTCGGGATGAAGGAAAGAATCACGGGGAATGTTGCAACATTATAATAACCCACTCACTACTTTGTAGTACCAACCACCTGGCGGTGGAGggttttttaaaataaattctcaCCCGGTTGACACGATCCGAGCGATGGGTGAGTGTTCTCGAGATTGCGGAACGCAAGCACTCGCTCCTCGTCGCCGTAGTTTTTCTCCTGCAGTTCGCACAGGTCGCCGATGTGCTTGGTGAACGATTCGCGATCCAGCGTCAGACACTCGACACCGGGCGACATGGCGATAATGTTGGCCGTGCGCTTGTCCTCCCTAATGAGCGCCTGCTCGCCGAAGTACTCTCCACGGACGAGGATGCGTATCTCTTCCTCCACCGAGCGTCCTGCGAGGGGAAGGtgtgaatataaaaataacctAAGACTTTATGGTGCGAAGGGGCCAAAGGCGACTAGACAGCACGTACCGGGTAGCCGCTGAGTTACTTTCACCGTTCCCTGGCTAATTAAAAAGAACGTATCTCCAGCGGCACCTTGCCGTATGATGAATGCTCCAGCCGGATAGAATTCCTACCGAGAACGGGGGAAACACGGTCGCATCATTAGTTAGGAGTGTGCTCTTTCGGTTTTatcaccacaacaacaaagacAATTATAAATGACAAATATCGTAAGAACATGTTGGATTTGACTTCTGGAGACAATTCCATTCCTTTGCGCACTTACCACCTCCAAAACGTCAGCAATTTTCGTAAGGACATCGTTGCTGAGGTGCTTTAGCAGTGGTACCGACTTCAAGAAGTTCACGTTCTCCTCTATCCGCTGCATTCCGGTGCGCATCATTATCTGCTGGAACACTCGCCGGTCCAGCACCCAGACGCGGGAATCACATAGCACTGAGTAGAAGAACAGGGATATTAGAATTGAACTCCAAAACTTCTATAACATGTTCAAGATCACCTACCTCGTATCGATGCCGTTCGCGTGCAGTTGTATAGTATGGCGAGCTCACCGAATGCCCGGCCCGGTCCCATCACCCCTAGCACCTTGCTATCCTTGATGACTTCAAACTCACCGGCCGCCGACACGTACAGATGCGATCCGGCCTCACCCTCGTGGATGACGTACTCACCCTTGCGAAACTCTCGGCTGTACATCGAATCGACGATCTCTCTTATCTGCAGCGAGTcgatatttttaaagaaatcgtTCTCCATGATTGCGTCTTTGATCAGCTGCTTTGCACTGTGTGACGAGTGGGAGAAACATTGACACCGTAAGGAGATAAGATTAGGCGATCCCTCGTCTTCCGGATGGTTCCCACACATACCTGAAATCTTTCTTGTACTTTGGTATCTTAATGTCGCTCGACTGGCTACCCATCAGGTCGCAGCTTTCGCCCGACACGCCCTGCTTCTTCATCGCCTGCAGCGTGATGCCCTTGACCGACTTCATCTGGTGCAGCTTGAAGCTGTTGCCGGATATGCCAAACAGCTCGGACAGCGGCTGACCGGCCATCGCGTAGTTGGCCTGTATGCTGGACAGCAGCTCACCCTCGGCCACATGCTGGCCCTTGTGCGACGGTGTGCCCGTCGGGCTGGTCAGCGTTAGCCGCTGCTGTCCCGATGGTATGCTCGTTTGCTCGAGGCTGTTGATTGCCTTCTGCTGTAGTACACTCTGAATAACAGAGTGGAAAGATACGGTTGAAAATCAGATCGTGGAGAAGATGATCGTGTACTTAGTTACCTTCAGCTTGTCGATCTCACGCCGCAGCTTGTCGATCTCGTCGTCGCGCGCCCTCAGCAGCCTGCGCAGACCAACGAGCTCCTCCTCCAGGCTGTTCGGTTCGGTACCGCTGATCGTCATTGAGCTGCCGTACGACTGCAAACTGTCACACTGACCGGTGAGCGATTTTCGCCGATCCTCGGTAAGCACTTTGCCCCAAAACTTTACCGAATTTTTACGTATCTGTGGGGAAGAAACGATGATGTGGAGGATTCAACGACCAGCTACGACGCACAAACAGGTTCTGGCGTATGGCAACGGTTGGTGCTAGTTAGCACCTACCTAAACAACCAGAAACCCGTGAACTAACAAGCCGGTTGCACAAACTAAGCTACCAGACGCTGCTTACCCGCTCCTTCACCGGCGTATCAATGTTCGGCACAATCTTGGAGGTTTTGCGCATGAGCAGCGACGACCCATTACCCATCGGACCGAGTATGCCGGACTGTATCAGGTACTCCTTCGCGGAGCAGTCGAACTTTGACGGTATGACCGGGCTGAGCAGCAGGGACGGTGGGCTCGGCGGGCTGTTCTCTGCACTGATGCAGCTCGCAACGGCACCGGGCTGTTGGTGGGCTGCCTCGCTCCGCCGGTGTGCCTCGCGCCCAGTGTCGAGCGAGACGCTAAGTTGATCGCTGCCACTGTCCACAAACAGCTGCCTGCCCTTCCGTGCCGGGATGGCGTACGCGCTGCTCGCTTTGCCcgcactgttgctgtttgattCAATTAGCACACCGCGGCAATGTCCGGTCGTGTCAAGGGTACCACCAGTGTCGCTCACGGTGACGGCTggttggtgttgctgttgctgtggcgGCGAACTCACACTTTGCCGTCGCTGAAGCTCCTCGAACGACCCAAGCGAAGGCAGACGGACGATTTCAGCGTCCTGGCACCGCACTACAGCTGACCCAACTTCCTCGATGCTGGACGCGTTCGAAAAGGACGCCCCGAACGGTTCACTGCCTTCCGCTAGTCCCGGGTAGCTTGTGCAGCTTCTTTGCTTGAACACAACTTTCGCCGCACCGCCGCGCACCGGTTCCGACTGGGGCGAGGGGGACTGGATTTGAGCCGCACCGCCAGTCTCGTCACCGATTGGGCCAAGCTTTTGCAGGACAAACTCCGGATGGAAGGCGTACCCGGTGCCGATGGTCGGTGTCGAGTAGCGCTTGGAATGTGCCGTGTGCAGAATTTCGTAGTCCCCGTTGGCGGTTTGTGCCGTCGGTACAAGGGCACGGTTGGGGTGGGACTTCCTCACCGAGGCATCGTGGGGAACGACCGCACCGCTGTACACCGTCGTCGGGCTGTCCGGGTGTATGAACGGGGGCTTATCGGTCCGGGGGCGAATCCGTCGAATGTCCTTATCGGACAGCGAAATGGGTCGCGTCGGCACTGGCGGACGGGGTGGGATGGAACTCCAGGCAGGATCACTGTGACGTTGCTGGTCGTTCGGTTGCGTGTCGTCACCGGGCTCTACGGTGCAGCCACACTGTACGTACAGGCTGCCACAAGTGTTGGACTTCCGAAACCACGCACGGTGCGACGTCGGCGACTGCGGATGAACTGACTTCTCGCCCGGTGCCTGGCGCTGGTCGACCACCTCGCACAGTGCCGTGACCGGATTGACGACGCTCGCTTCGGCGACCGACTGGGGCGGTGTTGGCTGTGTTGGTGACGACCGGACGACCACCGTACTGCTGCTGGCCGTAGCGCCGATtgctgatggtggtagtgGGCCGCCCATCGTGGCCACCAGTTTTCTATTATCACCTAGCTGTATATTTTCCCTCTTAATCGTTTCCATCACCCCCCCGCGGCCGAACTTACTACTAACACCACTTTCGGCTATTGCGTTTCGCGGTGCTGCCCGATTGTGCTACTTTAATCGGGCGACCTTGCCTTCCCACCTTGTGCCGACAGCGAGGGGACACGCGGAGGTGGACGCAACCTCAGGGTTAATGGGTTACTGGATGTTAGGGTCACGCTCGCGGTGGGTCAAACACTTCGCAAACAAACCTCGGACCCGAGACCTGAAAGCagaaagcaaacgaaattacaaaattatatttaattagTACAAAATGATGATTGAGCGGAATTTCACTTTCGGTGGACGCGGTTGTATCCTCCCGGGAGAGATACTATCtgctgtgcaaaaaaaaaaaactgaagaaCCCGCGTTGGTGTGAGTCAGGGCACTCGAGTGAGTGGTTGCGATATCGAGAGGcgttaatttaatatttaccgTCATGCCTGCAAACACCTATCCCGGTGTTAGCGCACCGCCGTTTCCGACTGGCGGGAGTTAATGATATTTCCCTGTAACGACTAATtgagtgtttgtttggtgGTCATATTTCACCACGCGCTGTGATACTGGCTGCATATGAGAAAGATAGTTGACTGCTTAACCAGTTCGTGGTTTCTTCGGAATATtaaaggtatgcaaaatagtaaacaaaccGATTATGAATGCATCGGTGGGGATAGTATTTGTTGGAAAGGTCAAGAAAGGTGAATGGCAACAAAGAATGCATTCTTCCAATACTGTCTGGTCTTGTTTGGTATCTGCTGTTTGCTGATCTTCTTGGAGGAAGGAGTTGACGGTCACTGAACGGGGTCATGATCTCTCTAGTTGCCTCGCGTTGCCGCTCGAGACTAGCCAAACTAGTGAAAACGGCCATTTCGTGACGATGACTTTGAATGCTTTTGTTGTGTCGAGCATCTTTCAATACAGCTTCCTCTATTGATACGTCGGTTAGCAAGAGATTAGAATAGAATTTGCATTACAGAACCGGCtcctcccccaaaaaaaaagatgacaAGATTAGAAGATGGACGTTAGTAGCTGAGAGGAACCCGAATATATCAAGCGTGTTTGCTTAGCAAGCTGTTTTGTCATTGTTGTCGTTGTGCTTTAGTAACTAACACCGATATCCGGATTGTTGTGAATAGTTTGCAAATGTCTTGGTGGCCTGATTTATTCACGCCTCAAATTCACATGCACGCTAATACAGATAACCGGCTCGCTAACTGTTGGCGCTCTGAGCGTACTCGGCGGGGAAGCCAGCAGCGTCTGCTAAAAGGTAAACAACGCACTGGCCAGCTATGGCATTTTCCATATAAGCAAGGTGCTAATGAACGGTAAGCAAAACCCAGCCCAGTGCCCCCGGGTTCAATCCGCGGCGAGGGGACAGCGGACCAGAATCATCCCAATGAATTTGTCAATAAATGTAACGTACGATGATTAAGCGAACGCTTTCCGTAGGTGAAGGCTTTTTCGTAACGGTTTAGTAATATTTATTTGTCTAATATATATCGTTTACCAGTTAACGTGATTGTATCTTAATCAAGCGCGCGTTTGCTCACCGGCTACAAATGCGTTAACAACGTGCAATCATTTGGGAAGGGGTACGATGTGGAAGGAACAACGTTGAAATTAGTATAATTTCAGGTGCCCTACTTTTGTCCTTAGTGTCCTTGTCATCGCAGCGGACAGTGGAGAGGGTGCCTTAATCGTCTCCAAACTGTTTGGTTTGATGCAA
This sequence is a window from Anopheles merus strain MAF chromosome 3R, AmerM5.1, whole genome shotgun sequence. Protein-coding genes within it:
- the LOC121598055 gene encoding lysosomal alpha-mannosidase-like, producing MLVVGRVSVPLASIVVVLVVLAGVTFNLQPVSAGPWRRNGNALPRRVAESDEYLEFGRKLKQSCGYESCPKPKKNMLNVHLVPHTHDDVGWLKTVDQYYYGSKTTIQKAGVQYILDSVIQSLLSDPERKFIYVESAFFFKWYDEQTAELQQQVRMLVNEGRLEFIGGAWSMNDEAAAHYHSIVDQFTWGLAKLNDTFGECGRPRIGWQIDPFGHSREQASLFAQMGYDGLFFGRLDYQDKRERMTHKRAEMIWKTSDNLADGDLFTGVLYNLYQAPPGFCFDILCSDEPFMDSPYSAENNVKAKVEKFLYYVNLQAESYRTNNILLTMGGDFTYMDANVYFKNMDKLIKYTNALQSNGSNVNVFYSTPSCYLKALHDVGITWPTKSDDFFPYASDPHSFWTGYYTSRPTSKRFERVGNHFLQVCKQLTALAPSRQTHMEPHLNMLREAMGVMQHHDAITGTEKQHVANDYARMLNRAVRACGANTKAALNQIVDPKYKRSARSGGLPFEHPTTDYPQYTFAFESCHLLNVSKCELTETKDSFTVTLYNPLAHAGHEYVRLPVTGGRYIVRDYRNVEVSSQIVPIPRSVLNLSYRFSNATSELVFLANELPPLGFKSYFVTRAIDSLDDFLHEAPAPASPPATDETRAKQQETAQWHSQEVTIGNKYLNVSFDSNGFLSTITIDGVTNRLRQTFVYYEGALGNNEEFRNRSSGAYIFRPNGTEKTVTENVQLKVVKGGTVQEVHQVFNEWISQVVRVYADESHVEFEWMVGPIPVEDGVGKEIVSRFYTAAQSSGVFWTDANGREMMRRVRNHRDTWNVNLQEKISGNYYPVTAKIALEDENLRLAVLNDRAQGGSSLEDGSLELMVHRRLLHDDAFGVEEALNEKAFGQGLVARGKHWVVFGAKKPTSPTPEARERFLQNRVLLPNWLFFSDVGEVKYEDWQKQYTNIYSALSLSLPLNVHLLTFEPWKENSILVRFEHLLEKGEDPMYSKPVRFNIQDVFRQFSIEEVREMTLAANQLREDSTRLKFKPDPSYIMYSSIKRDVSTPLPSPSPPNVLAGRSPLLDELARNVADDGFEIMLKPMEIRTFVFQLEYKP
- the LOC121598054 gene encoding cGMP-dependent protein kinase, isozyme 1 gives rise to the protein METIKRENIQLGDNRKLVATMGGPLPPSAIGATASSSTVVVRSSPTQPTPPQSVAEASVVNPVTALCEVVDQRQAPGEKSVHPQSPTSHRAWFRKSNTCGSLYVQCGCTVEPGDDTQPNDQQRHSDPAWSSIPPRPPVPTRPISLSDKDIRRIRPRTDKPPFIHPDSPTTVYSGAVVPHDASVRKSHPNRALVPTAQTANGDYEILHTAHSKRYSTPTIGTGYAFHPEFVLQKLGPIGDETGGAAQIQSPSPQSEPVRGGAAKVVFKQRSCTSYPGLAEGSEPFGASFSNASSIEEVGSAVVRCQDAEIVRLPSLGSFEELQRRQSVSSPPQQQQHQPAVTVSDTGGTLDTTGHCRGVLIESNSNSAGKASSAYAIPARKGRQLFVDSGSDQLSVSLDTGREAHRRSEAAHQQPGAVASCISAENSPPSPPSLLLSPVIPSKFDCSAKEYLIQSGILGPMGNGSSLLMRKTSKIVPNIDTPVKERIRKNSVKFWGKVLTEDRRKSLTGQCDSLQSYGSSMTISGTEPNSLEEELVGLRRLLRARDDEIDKLRREIDKLKSVLQQKAINSLEQTSIPSGQQRLTLTSPTGTPSHKGQHVAEGELLSSIQANYAMAGQPLSELFGISGNSFKLHQMKSVKGITLQAMKKQGVSGESCDLMGSQSSDIKIPKYKKDFSAKQLIKDAIMENDFFKNIDSLQIREIVDSMYSREFRKGEYVIHEGEAGSHLYVSAAGEFEVIKDSKVLGVMGPGRAFGELAILYNCTRTASIRVLCDSRVWVLDRRVFQQIMMRTGMQRIEENVNFLKSVPLLKHLSNDVLTKIADVLEVEFYPAGAFIIRQGAAGDTFFLISQGTVKVTQRLPGRSVEEEIRILVRGEYFGEQALIREDKRTANIIAMSPGVECLTLDRESFTKHIGDLCELQEKNYGDEERVLAFRNLENTHPSLGSCQPELMDVNLTDLEVVGTLGVGGFGRVELVKLERNGDTKVYALKCMKKRHIVDTRQQEHMYSERKIMLACQSPFICRLYRTYKDAKFVYMLLEACMGGEVWTILRDRVTFEDSTAKFIVACVLQAFDFLHARGIVYRDLKPENLLLDARGYAKLVDFGFSKFIGYSSKTWTFCGTPEYVAPEIILNKGHDRSVDYWALGILIHELLTGIPPFTAADPMKTYNIILKGIDMVNFPKHMSRAAVSLIKRLCRDVPSERLGYQRGGVQDIKKHKWFQGFDWDGLIALTLKSPLQPNLLGPLDMSNFDIFPKDLDIPPDELSGWDADF